From a single Xiphophorus maculatus strain JP 163 A chromosome 5, X_maculatus-5.0-male, whole genome shotgun sequence genomic region:
- the tmem134 gene encoding transmembrane protein 134: MAAQFTIDDAFVLDGDEEEAVSDGDPEGWKSRDRDRDGEMTFGPLSFSKPQTHPSAAGTSSPDHSNMKYQNLENEDAMGNNGNSTFNNFFKISDPATLSYCSSQWSFSTLSSVTQLSAHCCGWVSHPLVKKNRRVVLASFLLLITGVALIFTGIVIQLNPNAGVSSAIFFVPGFLLFIPGAYHVIYITCAVQGRRGFKFFYLPYFEK, encoded by the exons ATGGCAGCGCAGTTCACCATTGATGATGCCTTCGTGTTGGATGGAGATGAGGAGGAGGCTGTGAGTGATGGAGACCCGGAGGGCTGGAAGAGCAGGGACAGGGACAGAGACGGAGAGATGACGTTTGGGCCCCTGTCTTTCTCCAAACCGCAGACCCACCCTTCAGCTGCAGGCACAAGCTCACCTGATCACAGCAATATGAAGTATcag AATCTGGAAAATGAAGACGCAATGGGCAACAATGGCAATTCTACCTTCAATAACTTCTTCAAAATCAG TGATCCGGCAACTCTGTCGTACTGCAGCTCTCAGTGGTCCTTCAGCACCCTGAGCTCGGTCACGCAGCTCTCGGCACACTGCTGCGG GTGGGTCTCCCATCCGCtggtgaagaaaaacagaagagttGTCCTTGCttcattcctcctcctcattaCTGGAGTTG CTCTCATTTTCACAGGGATTGTTATACAGCTAAATCCAAATGCAG GTGTTTCAAGTGCTATTTTCTTTGTTCctggatttcttctttttatccCTGGAG cgTATCACGTGATCTACATCACCTGTGCTGTCCAGGGTCGAAGAGGCTTCAAATTTTTCTACTTGCCttactttgaaaaatga
- the LOC102217540 gene encoding factor XIIa inhibitor-like, giving the protein MKQQAIVCLLLWLTFEPASCMRIRTPQGSMVELPCYSSESDIPGAKITWTFNGQNISDTALSPGSAKHVKNGFYISISAVSTASEGEYVCVAVWEQGEVTTTYSLTVESFHTTVKVTEDLNAYLPCYLPSSSENGNISNAQWFKESGVGKKTRLNTEEDDSRDAKIELLLPNEQDQTIIIKKIDMGDAGVYICESAEGERLNSLRLEVEALPKYSCKDLIEELEPCQEENSRTAEPILRESLTEFSMKLYSYLKQDEPLSNILFSPVSISAILSHLLLGARGNTRKALERAICVPHDFNCVHFQMKKQKEKMGQSLQMASQIYYNSKMNLSESFRRQSVEHYGAEPTKLLASSEENMRMINGWVANKTNNKITSIIDDLSPNTQLILLNAVSFSGQWKFKFSEKPKKGFFVKFSGDMIRVPLIHHSKYMVSMTYVSELQAQVVRFALTGDNSLYILLPYANKLSDLQQTEDKMTDANVRRMIGLVNAVSPQNMEVTLPQVKLDVEPNMKTLIKKLGLSLLFEKPSLCGLSSNVSLVLDDAKHKAFLALTEQGVEAGAVTSLSFSRSFPTFSALRPFILLLWSDQADVPLFIGRVLEP; this is encoded by the exons ATGAAGCAGCAGGCCATAGTTTGCCTCTTGTTGTGGCTCACGTTTGAG cCTGCTTCATGCATGCGTATCCGGACTCCTCAAGGCTCCATGGTGGAACTGCCCTGTTACTCATCAGAAAGTGACATACCTGGCGCAAAAATTACCTGGACATTTAATG GACAAAACATTAGTGACACTGCCCTGTCACCTGGCTCAGCAAAACATGTGAAGAATGGTTTTTACATCTCTATATCTGCTGTATCTACTGCCAGCGAGGgcgagtatgtgtgtgtggcagTGTGGGAACAAGGAGAGGTGACGACTACGTACAGCCTCACAGTTG AGTCTTTTCACACCACTGTTAAGGTGACTGAGGACTTGAATGCGTACCTCCCATGTTACTTACCATCTTCCAGCGAAAATGGTAACATCTCTAATGCACAGTGGTTCAAAGAAAGCGGTGTGGGTAAAAAAACGAGACTAAACACAGAGGAGGATGACTCCAGAGATGCAAAAATTGAACTGCTTTTACCAAATGAACAAGATCAGACCATCATTATCAAAAAAATTGACATGGGGGATGCTGGGGTTTACATCTGTGAATCTGCTGAAGGGGAAAGGCTAAACTCGTTACGACTTGAAGTTGAAg CTCTTCCCAAATATTCGTGCAAAGACCTAATCGAAGAGCTGGAGCCCTGCCAGGAGGAAAACAGCCGAACAGCCGAACCCATACTACGAGAATCTCTGACAGAATTTTCAATGAAGCTCTATTCCTACCTGAAACAAGATGAGCCTTTGAGCAACATACTCTTCTCTCCAGTCAGCATCAGCGCCATACTCTCTCACCTGTTGCTAG GTGCAAGAGGCAACACCCGCAAAGCTCTGGAGAGAGCTATCTGTGTGCCTCACGACTTCAACTGCGTTCATTTCCAAatgaagaagcagaaagagaagatGGGGCAGTCCTTGCAGATGGCTTCCCAGATTTACTATAACTCAA AAATGAATCTGAGTGAGTCCTTTCGTAGACAGTCTGTTGAGCACTACGGGGCAGAACCTACAAAACTGCTGGCGTCCAGTGAGGAAAACATGAGGATGATTAACGGCTGGGTGGCAAACAAGACCAACAACAAGATTACAAGTATAATTGATGATTTATCACCAAACACTCAGCTGATCCTCCTCAATGCCGTGTCATTCAGTG GTCAGTGGAAGTTTAAATTTAGTGAGAAGCCAAAGAAAGGATTTTTCGTGAAATTCAGTGGGGATATGATAAGGGTGCCACTCATCCATCATTCGAAATACATGGTATCTATGACGTATGTTTCTGAACTACAGGCACAG GTTGTGAGGTTTGCTCTCACAGGTGACAACAGTCTCTACATCCTCTTGCCATATGCCAACAAACTGTCTGACCTGCAGCAGACGGAGGACAAGATGACGGACGCAAATGTGCGTCGAATGATAGGTCTAGTAAACGCAGTCTCTCCCCAGAACATGGAGGTCACTCTACCCCAAGTCAAGCTGGATGTGGAGCCAAACATGAAAACGCTCATCAAGAAATTAG GCTTGTCATTACTTTTTGAGAAGCCCAGCCTGTGTGGCCTATCCTCAAACGTCAGTCTGGTTTTGGATGATGCCAAGCACAAAGCCTTCCTCGCCCTGACTGAACAAGGAGTTGAGGCTGGCGCTGTCACCAGCTTGTCGTTCTCTCGCTCCTTCCCTACCTTCAGTGCTCTCCGGCCATTCATCTTGCTGCTGTGGAGTGACCAGGCCGATGTGCCACTCTTTATTGGCCGAGTGTTGGAACCATAA